From a region of the Verrucomicrobiota bacterium genome:
- a CDS encoding sugar phosphate isomerase/epimerase, with the protein MNGRTIGKIGVGSWTFPWATGTVLNHRPDRPLDPLGVVQRAKDLGVHVVHFLDNLPLDACDPEAIDRAGAFAAQHGIEVEIGTRGTDPEHLRKFLRIAERMGARLIRTMGGWHGAPATLQEIGDNLQAVLPAFDDAGVRIALENYEAYRTSDLGALVGRIGHPSLGVCLDLTNSFGALESADEILRNLVPFTISVHLKEFAVERLEFLMGFAFRGKPTGQGMLPLRKMFDALAAASRQANVIVEQWPPFQETLQKTMELELDWARQSVEHLAAMGYLAK; encoded by the coding sequence ATGAATGGTAGAACTATAGGAAAGATCGGGGTGGGGTCATGGACGTTTCCCTGGGCGACCGGGACGGTCCTGAACCACCGGCCTGACCGCCCGTTAGATCCCCTCGGCGTGGTCCAGCGGGCCAAGGACCTGGGCGTCCACGTTGTGCACTTCCTGGACAACCTGCCCTTGGATGCGTGCGATCCTGAGGCGATCGATCGTGCCGGCGCTTTTGCCGCGCAGCACGGCATTGAGGTGGAAATCGGCACCCGGGGCACCGACCCGGAGCACCTGCGTAAGTTCCTCCGAATCGCCGAGAGGATGGGCGCCCGGTTAATCCGCACGATGGGCGGCTGGCACGGCGCGCCGGCCACGTTGCAGGAGATAGGGGACAACCTTCAGGCGGTGTTACCCGCCTTTGACGATGCCGGGGTAAGGATCGCCTTGGAAAACTACGAAGCGTACCGCACGTCGGACCTGGGGGCGTTAGTGGGCCGGATCGGCCACCCCTCCTTAGGGGTCTGCCTGGACCTGACCAACTCCTTCGGCGCACTGGAAAGCGCGGATGAGATCCTGCGTAACCTCGTCCCCTTCACCATCAGCGTTCACCTGAAGGAGTTCGCCGTTGAACGGCTTGAGTTTCTGATGGGGTTTGCGTTCCGCGGCAAACCGACCGGCCAAGGCATGTTGCCCCTCCGCAAGATGTTTGATGCTTTGGCAGCCGCGTCCCGGCAGGCGAACGTGATCGTGGAACAGTGGCCCCCGTTTCAGGAGACCCTACAAAAAACGATGGAACTGGAGCTCGATTGGGCGCGGCAGAGCGTTGAGCACCTTGCGGCCATGGGGTACCTGGCAAAGTAG
- a CDS encoding alpha/beta hydrolase, producing MDVYDDELKKFEAEGAAPLPAADDQGYIEHEAARIRYAAYGVGSPVVLLHGGVGHSGNWGYQVPALVKSGYRAILIDSRGHGRSTRDARPFSYELMASDVLAVMEALRLQKAALVGWSDGSCTALILAAKAPARAAGVFFFACNMDPTGVKPPEASPTLNRCFNRHRKDYARLSATPEQFEGFVEDVSLMQRTQPNCSAQDLAQIRVPVLIVQSEHDEFIKPEHAAYLAAAIPDAQLRVLKAVSHFAPLQRPEEFNAALLAFVRKVLS from the coding sequence ATGGACGTCTACGATGACGAGCTCAAGAAATTCGAAGCGGAGGGCGCCGCACCGTTACCGGCCGCCGATGATCAAGGCTACATTGAACACGAGGCAGCGCGAATCCGGTATGCCGCTTACGGCGTTGGCTCGCCCGTCGTGCTGTTGCACGGGGGCGTCGGCCACAGCGGCAACTGGGGCTATCAAGTGCCCGCCCTGGTCAAGAGCGGCTACCGCGCCATTCTGATCGACAGCCGCGGCCATGGCCGCAGCACGCGCGATGCGCGACCGTTCTCGTATGAGTTGATGGCCTCTGACGTTCTGGCCGTGATGGAGGCGCTGCGGCTTCAAAAAGCCGCCTTGGTGGGCTGGAGCGACGGCTCCTGCACCGCGTTAATCCTGGCTGCGAAAGCTCCCGCACGCGCTGCGGGCGTGTTTTTCTTCGCCTGCAACATGGACCCAACCGGCGTAAAGCCGCCGGAAGCAAGTCCCACGCTCAATCGATGCTTTAATCGACACAGGAAGGACTACGCCAGGCTGTCGGCGACGCCGGAGCAGTTCGAGGGGTTCGTCGAAGACGTCAGCCTCATGCAGCGGACGCAACCGAACTGCTCCGCGCAGGATCTCGCGCAGATCCGCGTCCCTGTCCTGATCGTGCAAAGCGAGCACGACGAATTTATCAAACCTGAACACGCAGCATATCTGGCCGCGGCCATTCCGGACGCCCAGTTGCGCGTCCTCAAAGCCGTGAGCCATTTCGCTCCCTTGCAGAGGCCGGAGGAATTCAACGCCGCCCTGCTCGCGTTCGTGCGCAAAGTTCTCTCTTGA
- a CDS encoding helix-turn-helix domain-containing protein, producing the protein MKKGPHTNDLHQVTEPLTFPSHRISVDPTGRYDEPLDREFPFFIRFFHFHQRDFTPAPSWHERLELFVPLDGPLCMRMANREADLNPGEILIVDNLKLHMVADAPDLNTRVIVISFLPEFVWEGAGHSHGHLLLLPFYAPLDRDAKVVRRQAPLLPRMHQTLAKLIACYVRRSPYFQAGCRVHFHELLYYLAQHFRAADSPRSALVREQDHAAQLKPVFRFVSDHYAEPVTLRQGASIARLRPPQFMKLFKKVAGTTFVSYVTLVRLANAVPLLKETSLSIRDVSRQVGFADQSYFDRRFKSAFEQTPRAFRSKYGNGENR; encoded by the coding sequence ATGAAAAAGGGACCTCATACCAACGACCTTCACCAGGTGACTGAACCGTTAACCTTCCCGTCGCACCGTATTTCCGTGGATCCGACGGGCCGGTACGATGAACCCTTGGATCGTGAATTCCCCTTCTTCATTCGGTTCTTTCATTTCCACCAGCGGGATTTCACGCCCGCCCCGAGTTGGCACGAAAGGCTGGAGTTGTTCGTGCCGTTGGACGGGCCGTTGTGCATGCGGATGGCCAATCGGGAGGCGGACCTCAACCCCGGGGAAATCTTGATCGTCGACAACCTGAAACTGCACATGGTGGCGGACGCCCCGGATCTAAACACCCGGGTTATCGTCATCAGCTTCCTCCCCGAATTTGTGTGGGAGGGGGCCGGCCACTCGCACGGCCATCTTCTGCTGCTGCCGTTCTACGCGCCGCTGGACCGTGACGCGAAAGTGGTGCGCCGGCAGGCGCCCCTTCTGCCCCGGATGCATCAGACGCTCGCAAAGCTGATCGCGTGCTACGTCCGCCGCAGCCCTTATTTTCAGGCCGGTTGCAGGGTGCACTTTCACGAACTGCTCTACTACCTCGCCCAGCATTTCCGTGCAGCCGATTCGCCCCGCTCGGCGCTGGTTCGCGAGCAAGACCACGCCGCACAACTTAAGCCGGTCTTCCGGTTTGTGTCGGACCATTACGCCGAACCCGTGACGCTTCGCCAAGGCGCCTCGATCGCCAGACTGCGCCCCCCCCAGTTCATGAAGCTGTTCAAAAAGGTGGCCGGCACCACTTTTGTTAGTTACGTCACGCTCGTTCGACTCGCGAATGCGGTTCCCCTGCTGAAGGAAACGTCGTTAAGCATCCGGGACGTGTCCAGGCAGGTGGGCTTTGCTGACCAGAGTTATTTCGATCGCCGCTTTAAGTCGGCCTTCGAGCAGACCCCCAGGGCTTTCCGATCAAAATACGGCAACGGTGAAAATCGTTAA
- a CDS encoding transposase domain-containing protein encodes MALGRRNWIHIGSKGAGPRVANLLSGVETCRRLGLPVREYLASVLPRPADLPVPRVAELTPRAWAARQ; translated from the coding sequence GTGGCGTTAGGGCGCCGTAACTGGATCCACATCGGCAGCAAAGGGGCCGGCCCGCGGGTGGCCAACCTCCTCTCGGGGGTCGAAACCTGCCGGCGCTTGGGGCTGCCGGTGCGCGAGTACCTGGCCTCGGTGCTGCCCAGGCCGGCCGACTTGCCCGTCCCGCGCGTGGCCGAACTGACGCCCCGGGCCTGGGCGGCTCGCCAGTAA
- a CDS encoding NAD(P)-binding domain-containing protein, with the protein MMNITLLGAGGKMGGRITANLHHLPQYQVDYVEASEERRKQMADAGINTTSMEEALARTEVVILAVPDRLIGKITHDIVAKLKPGTIVVGLDPAAAYAGVMPRRDDITYFIAHPCHPPLFSDTEPASPKSDWFGGQGTLRQSVVCALHHGPEDHYPIGEQLAAAMFAPILRMHRVTVEQMAILEPAVVESTMATCIAAMREAMDRAIALGVPEHAARDFCLGHIRTLTAVTFGFAGFPISDGAMKAIEQNRPRIFRDDWLEAVISLPAIRESVRDICAA; encoded by the coding sequence ATCATGAACATCACCCTCTTGGGTGCTGGAGGAAAAATGGGCGGTCGCATCACCGCTAACCTCCATCACCTGCCGCAGTACCAGGTCGACTATGTCGAGGCCAGCGAGGAGCGACGAAAGCAAATGGCAGACGCCGGCATTAACACCACGTCGATGGAGGAAGCGCTCGCCAGGACGGAGGTCGTGATTTTGGCGGTCCCGGACCGGCTGATCGGCAAGATCACCCACGACATCGTCGCGAAGCTGAAACCGGGTACCATCGTGGTCGGGTTGGACCCGGCGGCGGCTTACGCAGGCGTTATGCCCCGGCGTGACGACATCACCTACTTTATCGCCCACCCGTGCCATCCGCCGTTGTTCTCCGACACCGAGCCGGCCTCACCCAAAAGCGACTGGTTTGGGGGCCAGGGTACCCTGCGGCAGAGCGTGGTTTGCGCGCTGCACCACGGGCCGGAAGATCACTACCCGATTGGTGAACAGCTTGCCGCCGCCATGTTTGCGCCGATCTTGCGGATGCACCGGGTTACGGTCGAACAGATGGCGATTTTGGAACCGGCGGTGGTCGAGTCGACGATGGCGACCTGCATCGCCGCGATGCGCGAAGCGATGGACCGGGCGATCGCCTTGGGCGTCCCCGAACACGCCGCCCGGGATTTCTGCCTGGGACACATCCGCACCTTAACGGCCGTGACGTTTGGGTTCGCCGGGTTTCCCATTTCGGATGGCGCCATGAAGGCGATCGAGCAGAACCGGCCTCGGATCTTCCGCGACGACTGGCTGGAAGCGGTGATCAGTCTGCCCGCGATCCGGGAAAGCGTGCGCGACATCTGCGCGGCCTGA
- a CDS encoding ABC transporter substrate-binding protein — protein MKRPLLSVVALLTTIGCLTDASAAPQKKWVVALSNSYFGNTWRRQMVDAFKEAAEQAKKEGRIADYDIENGDGSVNQQVSQMNGLILRHVDAIAINAASPTALNGVIEKACAAGIKVIAFDSIANSPCCYKLDFDFKKAHVDSTTYIVGTLLGGKGNVLIVRGVKGSAPDQEMYAGQMEALKQYPNAKVIGEVYGQATTAVAQSAVSNILPSLPDVDAVLTQGGGDDYGVVQAFLQAGRKLPVVEGCGSSNFLKWWDEQYKKSGYKTISDSSAPGIGGAVVWLTLNILDGANPSKNMLMPYAMVTAENLSQYADLPPGTIVSPKYTEDWVKQNLLTAPKQQSSTGTAPGSIAGTGPR, from the coding sequence ATGAAACGCCCCCTCTTGTCCGTCGTGGCTCTCCTAACTACGATCGGTTGCCTCACCGATGCATCAGCTGCGCCCCAAAAGAAATGGGTCGTCGCGCTCTCGAATTCTTACTTCGGGAACACCTGGCGGCGACAAATGGTCGATGCTTTCAAAGAGGCGGCTGAACAAGCCAAGAAAGAGGGCCGGATCGCCGATTACGACATCGAGAACGGCGACGGGTCGGTAAACCAGCAGGTTTCTCAGATGAACGGCCTGATATTAAGGCACGTCGACGCCATCGCAATCAACGCGGCTTCTCCCACCGCCCTCAACGGCGTCATCGAGAAAGCCTGCGCCGCGGGCATCAAGGTGATTGCCTTCGACTCCATCGCGAACAGCCCCTGCTGCTATAAGCTGGACTTCGATTTCAAGAAGGCGCACGTGGACTCCACCACCTACATCGTCGGGACATTGCTGGGCGGCAAAGGCAACGTGCTGATCGTTCGCGGCGTCAAGGGTTCGGCGCCCGATCAAGAGATGTACGCCGGGCAAATGGAGGCTCTAAAACAGTACCCGAACGCCAAAGTGATCGGCGAGGTGTACGGTCAGGCCACAACCGCGGTGGCGCAATCGGCGGTCAGCAACATCCTGCCCAGCCTGCCTGACGTTGACGCGGTGCTGACCCAGGGGGGCGGCGATGACTACGGCGTGGTGCAGGCGTTCCTGCAGGCAGGCAGGAAACTGCCGGTCGTTGAAGGGTGCGGCAGCTCGAATTTCCTTAAATGGTGGGATGAACAGTACAAGAAGAGCGGTTACAAAACGATCTCGGATAGTTCCGCGCCGGGCATTGGGGGCGCGGTGGTGTGGCTAACGCTCAACATCCTCGACGGCGCCAACCCGTCGAAGAACATGCTCATGCCTTACGCGATGGTCACGGCGGAGAACCTGTCGCAATACGCCGACTTACCCCCGGGCACCATCGTTAGCCCGAAATACACCGAGGATTGGGTGAAACAGAACCTGCTCACCGCTCCTAAACAGCAATCGTCGACCGGGACGGCTCCGGGGTCGATCGCCGGCACAGGGCCTCGTTAG
- a CDS encoding LysR family substrate-binding domain-containing protein, which translates to MVQPTGASADGLVFEELRRYPILVAVAPGHPFARLKSVSVRQVATEPLIVLQRHDYSEFHRILERIFSPHNFRPCIAVECDSTSSLVTAVAVGRGVALVSEHFKRVAGQRLAYRPLSGGTEFHRVGVAWAAKGDVTPAGEKFCAALRAASRGPL; encoded by the coding sequence ATGGTTCAACCCACCGGGGCCTCCGCGGACGGGCTGGTTTTCGAGGAACTGCGCCGCTACCCCATTTTGGTGGCCGTCGCGCCGGGCCATCCGTTCGCGCGCCTGAAGTCCGTCTCCGTCCGACAAGTCGCCACGGAGCCGCTGATCGTGTTACAACGCCACGACTACTCCGAGTTTCATCGGATCCTGGAGCGGATCTTTTCACCTCACAACTTCCGCCCGTGCATCGCCGTGGAATGTGACAGCACGAGTTCGTTGGTCACAGCGGTGGCGGTGGGGCGCGGGGTCGCCTTGGTCAGCGAGCACTTCAAGCGCGTGGCCGGCCAGCGCTTGGCGTATCGTCCGCTGTCGGGTGGGACGGAATTCCATCGCGTCGGCGTTGCCTGGGCTGCCAAAGGCGACGTGACCCCGGCGGGGGAGAAGTTCTGTGCAGCGCTGAGGGCGGCGTCACGAGGCCCGTTATGA
- a CDS encoding SgcJ/EcaC family oxidoreductase — translation MKRRLLLTLTGLAIGFAVPTFAQQKEPVDPQLIQTLHDTIISKKYNEAINNHDAAAIAALFTEDAIFVTDTTGPLYGRQAIEKFYTDTFKGWQPKNHTSTTDPHSARMLGPDTLTRAGVWSETGKGKNGEDVAIKGYWSEIDTRQGDTWKLCQLTACLTPDSWALIYKSFGLPPATAPSPTASPSGP, via the coding sequence ATGAAAAGGCGCTTACTACTTACCCTTACAGGGTTGGCCATCGGCTTTGCCGTGCCGACCTTTGCCCAGCAAAAAGAACCGGTCGATCCTCAACTAATCCAAACGCTGCACGATACAATAATTAGTAAGAAGTATAATGAGGCGATCAACAATCATGACGCGGCTGCTATTGCTGCGCTGTTCACGGAAGACGCTATTTTTGTGACGGACACAACAGGACCGCTTTACGGCCGCCAAGCCATCGAGAAATTCTACACAGACACTTTCAAGGGGTGGCAACCCAAAAACCATACCAGCACGACAGATCCGCATTCTGCCCGCATGTTAGGGCCAGACACTTTAACGCGCGCTGGAGTCTGGAGCGAGACGGGTAAAGGCAAAAACGGTGAGGATGTAGCAATCAAGGGCTATTGGTCGGAGATTGATACTCGTCAGGGCGATACATGGAAGCTCTGTCAATTGACCGCGTGCCTTACCCCGGACAGTTGGGCACTCATCTACAAGAGCTTTGGACTACCACCGGCCACGGCGCCGTCGCCGACCGCCAGCCCGAGCGGCCCGTAA
- a CDS encoding ATP-binding cassette domain-containing protein, whose translation MEPPVVDAKRTAPLVTAERLTKAYGPTIAVNEVSLSIRRGAITALLGGNGAGKSSLTRLLSGGARPDSGALFFDAQPVSLAEYTVRKAKEAGIRVVHQELSVCTNLTVAENFFLELNQLFPSGPWRKKAGELAQRTLATIFPANQAEPSLNVGSLTLAQQQMVEIARAAADPRLKLLILDEPTSSLDATRAHELTEYLRRRAREGLAVVFIGHKLGEILDLAEDFLVMRDGRLVWAGSRTETDHEKLVALMSAKAAPALEEPKVATAVGVPVSDRPGDTSREAPLVEVGDRWREGREPGAVQLFRGDIIGLAGLEGSGQQRLLFGMYAASGRAKDGISRNAPVAYVAGDRRKEGVFPLWTTMQNMTIGRHARHPSLQPVSDRAEQEWTTPWRDRFRFTASAMERPILQLSGGNQQKALMSRALIDRAGVILLNDPTRGVDVGVKREFYQVLRDVAAEGKLIVWYSSEDAEFLECSRVLVMRRGKIAAEISGRDASRENLGAVFFGSPETRTQAAQAAQARGKWGALPGWLVPLAALVIVLTAIGIFNPRALTPFGLGLLLSTALPLVLVSFGQMFVVGRSEIDLGIGAFAGLANVISATWLVDQPPLGVVGLAAGLAAYGLLGWVIHARKIPAIVATLGSAFVWTGLGYVLQPAPGGSSPPWLSAIFNVAIPLVPLPVWVLVLAALVAVLVTRSRAGIVQRGFGNNEAAMRQLGWPAARTHVITYLLSGLFGLAAGLCLTGVNTASDVNAASSYTLLSVAAVVMGGCDLVGGRIEPVGVAFAAVTLSLLGTLLGFMRLSSDDIAAVQGLILIGIVVLRTIWGRAR comes from the coding sequence ATGGAACCGCCGGTGGTTGATGCAAAGCGTACAGCGCCGTTGGTCACGGCAGAACGGTTGACCAAAGCGTACGGGCCCACGATCGCCGTTAACGAAGTTTCGCTCTCCATCCGGCGCGGGGCCATTACGGCGTTGCTGGGCGGTAATGGGGCGGGCAAGAGCAGCCTGACCCGCTTGTTAAGCGGCGGCGCGCGTCCCGACAGCGGCGCCTTGTTCTTTGACGCCCAACCGGTTTCCCTCGCAGAATACACGGTTCGAAAGGCGAAAGAAGCCGGCATTCGCGTGGTGCACCAGGAACTCTCGGTCTGCACCAACCTGACCGTGGCGGAAAACTTCTTTTTGGAGCTGAACCAGCTGTTTCCGTCGGGTCCGTGGCGCAAAAAAGCGGGCGAGCTTGCCCAGAGGACGCTGGCAACTATCTTTCCGGCAAACCAGGCGGAACCTTCATTGAATGTCGGTTCCTTGACCCTGGCCCAGCAACAGATGGTGGAGATTGCGCGCGCGGCGGCCGACCCGCGCTTGAAGTTACTCATTTTGGATGAGCCCACCTCATCGCTGGATGCCACGCGAGCCCACGAACTCACCGAGTACCTTCGGCGCCGGGCCAGGGAGGGGCTGGCGGTGGTCTTTATCGGCCATAAACTCGGTGAAATCCTCGACCTGGCGGAGGATTTTCTAGTGATGCGCGACGGCCGGTTGGTCTGGGCGGGCTCCCGTACAGAAACCGACCACGAAAAGTTAGTTGCGCTCATGTCGGCCAAGGCTGCGCCGGCCCTTGAGGAACCTAAGGTCGCGACGGCGGTTGGCGTTCCGGTGAGTGACCGGCCGGGGGACACCTCGAGAGAAGCCCCGCTCGTCGAGGTCGGCGACCGATGGCGCGAAGGCCGTGAGCCTGGCGCGGTGCAGCTGTTTCGAGGGGACATCATCGGCCTGGCCGGCCTGGAAGGCAGCGGCCAGCAACGGTTGCTGTTCGGCATGTACGCGGCGTCAGGACGGGCCAAAGACGGCATCAGCCGTAATGCGCCGGTGGCTTACGTGGCCGGCGACCGCCGCAAAGAAGGGGTGTTCCCCCTCTGGACGACGATGCAGAACATGACGATCGGCCGGCACGCGCGCCACCCTTCGTTGCAGCCGGTGTCGGACCGGGCCGAACAGGAATGGACTACGCCCTGGCGGGACCGCTTCCGTTTCACGGCCTCGGCGATGGAACGCCCGATCCTGCAGCTCAGCGGCGGCAACCAGCAGAAGGCCCTGATGAGCCGGGCCTTGATCGACCGGGCCGGCGTGATTTTGCTGAATGACCCCACCCGGGGCGTCGACGTCGGGGTAAAGCGGGAGTTTTACCAGGTGCTGCGCGACGTTGCCGCCGAAGGAAAATTGATCGTGTGGTACAGCTCGGAGGACGCGGAATTTCTGGAATGTTCGCGAGTGCTGGTGATGCGGCGTGGCAAGATCGCCGCTGAAATCTCCGGGCGGGACGCCAGCCGCGAAAACCTTGGGGCGGTGTTCTTCGGGTCGCCGGAAACCCGGACGCAGGCGGCGCAAGCGGCCCAGGCGCGCGGCAAGTGGGGGGCACTACCCGGGTGGCTGGTGCCGCTGGCCGCCTTGGTGATCGTGCTGACCGCGATCGGCATCTTTAACCCGCGCGCGCTGACGCCGTTTGGGCTGGGCCTGCTGTTGAGCACGGCGCTGCCGCTCGTCCTGGTCTCGTTTGGGCAAATGTTCGTCGTCGGACGCAGCGAGATTGACCTTGGCATCGGCGCGTTTGCCGGCCTGGCCAACGTGATCAGTGCGACGTGGTTGGTCGACCAGCCGCCCCTGGGTGTCGTCGGCCTCGCCGCTGGGTTGGCCGCCTACGGCCTGCTTGGCTGGGTCATTCACGCGCGTAAAATCCCCGCCATCGTGGCGACGCTCGGCAGCGCCTTCGTCTGGACGGGGCTGGGCTACGTCCTGCAACCCGCCCCGGGCGGAAGTTCCCCGCCCTGGCTGAGCGCAATCTTTAACGTCGCGATCCCGCTGGTGCCCTTGCCGGTCTGGGTCCTGGTGCTGGCTGCCTTGGTGGCGGTCCTGGTCACCCGGTCACGCGCCGGCATCGTGCAACGGGGGTTTGGCAATAATGAGGCGGCCATGCGCCAGTTAGGGTGGCCGGCCGCACGGACCCACGTCATCACCTACCTGTTAAGCGGGCTCTTCGGACTCGCGGCCGGGCTCTGCCTCACGGGCGTCAACACGGCTTCGGACGTTAACGCGGCAAGTTCCTACACCTTGCTGAGCGTCGCCGCTGTGGTGATGGGCGGTTGCGACTTGGTAGGCGGTCGAATCGAACCGGTGGGCGTCGCCTTTGCCGCGGTGACCCTCTCTCTGTTGGGTACCCTGCTGGGCTTCATGCGGCTTAGTTCCGATGACATCGCCGCCGTCCAGGGCCTGATTCTGATCGGCATCGTGGTGTTAAGAACCATTTGGGGACGCGCGCGATGA
- a CDS encoding LysR family transcriptional regulator: protein MELRHLRYLVAVAEALNFTRAAAQLRVAQPALSRQVQDLEEELGVDLLRRSPRGVTLTAEGKLFLEEAREMLKRVEESVAKVRALARGQCGELHIGYEPSLSVDLLPPALAAFQLAVSRVNVMLHDLASDELYAGLLDGSL, encoded by the coding sequence ATGGAACTGCGGCACCTGCGCTATTTAGTCGCCGTGGCTGAAGCGTTGAACTTTACCAGGGCCGCCGCGCAACTGCGGGTGGCGCAACCCGCCCTGAGCCGGCAGGTGCAGGATCTCGAAGAAGAACTCGGGGTGGACTTGCTGCGCCGCAGCCCGCGCGGCGTGACGCTCACCGCCGAGGGAAAACTTTTTTTGGAGGAAGCCCGCGAAATGCTGAAGCGCGTCGAGGAATCGGTGGCCAAAGTGCGCGCGCTGGCTCGCGGCCAGTGCGGCGAGCTTCACATCGGCTATGAGCCCTCCCTTTCGGTGGACCTGCTGCCTCCTGCGCTCGCGGCTTTCCAGCTGGCCGTCTCGCGCGTGAACGTGATGCTCCATGACCTCGCAAGCGATGAATTGTACGCGGGGTTGCTCGACGGCTCGCTCTAA
- a CDS encoding DUF302 domain-containing protein gives MSSPPVHRPVEHVSAVAFAPTLERLVQAIEKAGMTVFARIDHAAGARQAGLEMPPAVVLLYGNPRGGTPIMLAAPQAALDLPLRVLVRDEGDGRVLVSFHPVAPMLRQAGVPEAMATRLEPAQRILVEAIQPGRD, from the coding sequence ATGAGTAGCCCACCCGTACATCGACCTGTCGAGCACGTCAGCGCCGTTGCTTTCGCGCCGACGCTGGAGCGCTTGGTTCAGGCCATTGAGAAGGCCGGGATGACGGTGTTCGCCCGGATCGACCATGCGGCGGGCGCGCGGCAAGCCGGGTTGGAGATGCCGCCCGCCGTGGTGCTGCTCTACGGCAATCCACGGGGCGGCACCCCGATCATGCTGGCGGCGCCGCAGGCCGCCCTCGACTTGCCGTTGCGGGTACTGGTGCGCGATGAGGGCGACGGGCGCGTGCTGGTCTCTTTCCACCCGGTGGCGCCGATGCTGCGGCAGGCCGGGGTGCCCGAGGCAATGGCGACGCGGCTGGAGCCGGCGCAGCGTATCCTGGTCGAGGCAATCCAGCCGGGTAGAGATTGA
- a CDS encoding ABC transporter permease codes for MKRLFEQPWIWALLGVVGLWVLLSIGARQVNLSNLTGIIASAALLCVVAIGQMLVVTTGDGAIDLSIPSVITLSAFVLTSVTGGQDARLAFGLAIVGVIGAGVGWVNALIVNRLRIPPIIATLAVGYILTTATLIYNRGFKTYAVSPLLAYAASGRLFGIPLILILALILTAAVSWLLHASVYGRSLSAVGQNRRAARFAGLRVEATTRTAYMLSGVLAAVGGALLSGRVSGAFLEMGSPFLLQSVGAVVVGGSSIMGGRGTAFGTLLGSIFLVMIVTTMQVLRVAGGAQDIVEGLLIILVLAVATVGAKPAKTAPTATGQAAKPQVS; via the coding sequence ATGAAACGGCTTTTTGAGCAACCGTGGATTTGGGCCCTCCTGGGCGTCGTAGGTCTTTGGGTGCTGCTGAGCATTGGCGCGCGCCAGGTTAACCTCAGCAACCTCACCGGCATCATCGCTTCGGCGGCCCTGCTCTGCGTCGTGGCGATCGGTCAAATGCTGGTGGTGACGACCGGCGACGGGGCGATCGACCTGTCCATCCCGAGCGTCATCACCCTTTCTGCGTTCGTGCTGACCAGCGTGACCGGTGGGCAGGACGCCCGTCTCGCGTTCGGGTTAGCGATCGTAGGCGTGATCGGCGCGGGGGTAGGTTGGGTTAACGCGTTGATCGTCAACCGGCTGCGCATCCCGCCGATCATCGCCACCCTGGCCGTGGGTTACATCCTGACCACGGCCACGTTGATCTATAATCGAGGGTTTAAAACCTATGCGGTGAGTCCGCTGCTGGCGTACGCGGCGAGCGGCCGTCTATTCGGCATTCCTCTCATCCTGATCCTTGCCCTCATCCTGACCGCGGCAGTCTCATGGCTTTTGCACGCCAGCGTTTATGGCCGCAGCCTTTCTGCGGTCGGCCAGAACCGGCGGGCCGCCCGCTTCGCGGGCCTTCGGGTGGAAGCGACGACGCGCACCGCCTACATGCTCAGCGGGGTGCTGGCGGCGGTGGGCGGGGCGTTGTTGTCCGGCCGGGTGAGCGGGGCGTTTCTGGAGATGGGCAGCCCGTTTTTACTTCAGTCGGTGGGGGCGGTGGTCGTCGGGGGCTCTTCCATCATGGGGGGCAGAGGAACCGCGTTTGGAACCCTGCTGGGGTCGATCTTTCTCGTGATGATCGTCACGACGATGCAGGTGCTCCGGGTTGCCGGGGGCGCCCAGGACATCGTCGAAGGGTTGCTCATCATCCTGGTGCTGGCCGTGGCGACCGTCGGGGCGAAGCCGGCAAAGACGGCGCCCACTGCCACAGGGCAGGCCGCAAAACCGCAAGTCAGTTAG